The segment ggacagagcactaacaggaccggaaatcattcgcgaaaccacggaaaagatcgttcagatcagagctcgatagCAAGtgtcgcgtgaccgacaaaagagctacgccgataaacggcgaaagcccttagaattccaggtcggcgatcgagtactgttaaaagtctcaccctggaaaggggttatacgtttcggaaaacggggaaagctaaacccacggtacattggacctttcgagatcatcgcccgaataggtccggtagcatacagactacaactacccgcggagctaaacggtgtacaccccgtgtttcatgtctctaatctgaagaagtgtctatcagatgaaacccttgtcattcctcttgacgaaatcgaaattaatgagaatctcctgttcgtcgaagaaccaatcgaaatcatggacagggaagtgaagcgtactaagcaaagtcgcatcccgatcgtgaaggtacggtggaacgcaaagcgtgggccagaattcacgtgggaacgcgaggatcaaatgaagcagaagtaccctcacctattctagcattctcaaatctagctttcaaacagaatttcgggacgaaattccctctaacggggggatgatgtcacaactggaaattttgtgtcatgtaatctatacattcaagctaatgtgaatcaaaaacttcaatcaaatacatcatactaatactacaaatagtcatcaaacaattggagaccctaaaagtccttgtttaagtccattttggactaggactcccctattggatccaaatggaccaataagcttccaattagactatcatgggcttagaaccctaattgggctctaattggacccacactaatttatttcaacattttgggccatgttgggcctagaatgaaatgaattgaaagccttgatccatgattaacctaatctagcttattaaagcataaaaatcacaattttattttataaggccaataaacacctaaactacctctaatattgggcttaggggcaaaaagcccaaaaatcctttcttctctccccattctcggcccaagcccaaggaaaaagggagagttgaccttgggttgccacctcacttttatttgttgggtttccatgcacataactcatgttcccaagcaagcatcatatcaaaatcacatcccttcttcctatctctctcactctcggccatacacccacacacacccacaaaaatctctcaaattctctctagatcatctcaagaactctccttcctctccactcaaaaatctcgagttttaggaagcattcaagaggaaattaccacaaaatccttcatctaaggtaagaaatgcttggatctatgaattaaattctttgttttatcaaaatcctttcctaatctatgcaaaaatcgtgatcttgcatcctagaaccatctcaaactcgagatcttcatcaaagggagctaaggccaaaaatcacttcattttccttccattttctttgcaaaaccgagcccccacacccaaggtgagcttcataccccctattttctgtttttatgagttttgtgggggggaatacaagtgaaagtgtagatctatatgtgttttgtatgccttgtatgatttccatgcttatatgtatgcaattgtgtgttataatgttggatctagccataaaacccctcaaaaccgagatatatcttgtgttaaatgattttagcttcaaatatatttctacatacaaagtgtttcaagaaaaatggttaagtagtttagtaacaatttcctttgggttaaaaacataaattttgggcctaaaatgtgaaaaatacaaaaattaagggtccaaattggcatatcacgaattctgatggatgaggtgtgccaaaacagtttcaataaaacaatttctggaaatatactcatttaggggattaaaaacataaattccaagcttaatgggctaaaaatgacatttttggcccaatgaggcccattatgcgagattttctgttttggagggccaaaactgtatttttctgtaaaacagtggactataagtgttccaaatcctattcaaaggtttaaaatgctttttaaatttaaaaaggaccaaaattgcaaaaatattacaatttgggccaaaattgtcaaaattgcgaaaaagaagggttacaaccgagaaaactgaaatttcaggggcttaaaactgttttcattgaaaaatatgcagaaaaatattaatttcaataatttttggtgttaaaatgtcaagaaaatcgattgaaggaccaaaccggaaattatttaacaaaagggttgaaaaagtaaattttacaatcaatgaggggctgaaacagaaaactttcaaggctatttCAATACATGCAACCaatggtaccacgactatcgacgaaatacaatacattacaataccaaaagtcgttgttaaacgaattagctcggtctcgaaccaatagaaacctacaactactaacactacgacactacgatactacgattcatacaagtaacgtttggtaatacattatacatgcgagtgtgcacagacgtctacgcaccatctttgggccccaaaagtgtaaaatcttgttcgttgagcctagctagcccaatgacctgatcttaaggcccgaagacattttttttacggagtgttgggttttaccgatccgacacaacgtaaatggactttcaatggcttgtatactactggtccccaagggtcctttggtatagctagtaaagtctacattttatgcgaggcgggtcggggacccctcgtacatttttatccccaaccgtgttaatggagtcatcggggtcttcgtgacctctttctcttcggatgtgggactacacatagtcagggcgattgggtaacgtgattagtacggacgacgcctacgggatcgttagtatagctatagactagtcgtttgtgtaacgcgtgtttgtagtaaataatcatgctcaaaaataatccaacgtcgcctgggactgacactacacgctatgcaatgttttcaatgtgacttcatggaactcaaggaattaggaaaacatcgggttttcccagggttttcaatacatacagatttgaaatgcatacaattttaaatgaacaattttttttacaagcatagaaacaaacaagcatacctatggatcttcacaacattttcaaaagcttttctttcagaaaatatcggattttctggtagttttcaaacaatacaaacattggatttcaaacattacttatgaactcaccaacatttcatatgttgacgttttcaaaatacttgtattctcagggaaccagtgaaccaaaggaaaacatattcggtgatggcttgcagtttgattatgaacgaatcgaacaatttattttttttggggaatgtaatgtttaaacaatgtatgacatgtaaacgctagcggttgtactatattaatgcatggtgacgaatgttgttatgtttcatatatattcaatgttatggtattcaattgagtcacgacagcccccggacgtttccgccgtctggttcgggagtGTGACACCTTCTTTCCATTTCAAAGTTACATATTTAGCACATCAGTTTTATAAATGTTCATAAAAGGTCCAGTTAATAATAGCCATAGATCTAATTATTTACAAGGTTGTgatctgttctcgcgttctcaacctttttggtgttctcatttgatcctactcctatatatatatatatatatatatatatatatatatatatatatatatatatatatatatatatatattagctaaATAATTTTTGGTACCtaaagttggttcaaactcaaaTTAGTCCAAAAGATAACAATTTGGCTTGCTTGTTATTGTTAATTGAACACATCTATAGTGAAGAATAAatgataactttttttaaaaccttattatatatgtatttgatgggcccttcttttttcttttcgtcTCAGCCCCGTATATGTTTGGAgcgaccctatatatatatatatatatatatatatatatatatatatatatatatatatatatatatatatatatatatagttaaagaTCAAATAAGAACCATAAAAGGTTAAGAACTTTAAGAAATACTCTTTTTACCTTATAAATAATAACATACTTATAATTTCTCAAATATATGTTTATAAAGCCTAAAAGGATATTTTTGTCaaactatttttataacttaACTCATCACACATATATTTGATCAATATTCTCTCACAAGACAACTTTTCTTTCATTCtctcatatctctctctctctctctctctctctctctctctctctctccccccttaCCTCCTACCGTCAtcggccaccaccaccactgtcgAAACCGTTGTCATCGCTGACAAACAATGATCTTCAGATCTAAAGCTGTCGCTTTCAGATCTGGAACCTTTGCTTTCGCATCTAGAGCCTCCGCCTTCAGATCTGTCATCACCACCGAGTGTCGCCTGTTTCCACCGTTATCTATCTCACCAACACCCACCGTCGCTTTCCATCAACCACTTTTCTTCGCCGGAACACCTAGAAAACACTACACTCTATTTCGAAGTCTGAATATGCTTCTTCTCCGGATCTTGGATGTTTCAGATCTAGTGAAGCATGAGAAAAACTCTCTAATCTACTACACCAAAATAACAGATCTGACAAAGCATGAAGCTCTTTCGCCTCCAGATGTCCGACCACCTCCAAATCTACTTCTTTCTTCAAACGACCATTAGAGACCGCCTCTATCTTCATTTACACCCGATTTGGTCACATTTGACGTAGATATGAGAATTTAGTGTTATTTTACAAAGGTTTTTCTATctatttcataatttccttgttaGATCTACATCAGATCTGTTCTCCCACCGTTTGTGTCATCATTGGAGTATCACAAACTAGATATTGCAGTCATCATCTCAACCTGTAGGTGCTAATTTTGAACTCGTTTTGTTCCAAAACTCTTGAACTTGTTTTTTTTCTCTGATATGTTTCATCATCGACGAAATTTTTGTCGGATTTGTACCGAATTTTTTATGCGTCGCCTCTTTCTCCTCATCTCTGTCTCTTATCTTGGGTCAAAACACCACCAAATCGACATTATATCTGATTTGTATGTGCATTTTCAAGTTAgatatagtgtgtgtgtgtgtgtatggggTTCACATTGATGGTATTCACAAAATGAAgttctgaagaaaaaaaaaatgcacACAAGGTGTTTGATAAAATGGCTTAATGAAATTTGGTAAGTTATTAAGTTGTGGATTTTGTCGTGAATGCatattttttgtgtattaaaatgtaaatttattgtattaagttttaaatttttttatattaagtCGTGATATTTGTGCTTAAAACTGTGAATTGAATGATTAAGCTGTGAATTTCCGTTTAAATTgtaaattgactatattaagctgtgaaATTTGTAAATTAAACTATGGATTAACTATATTAacatgtgaattttgtgtattaacttgtgaattgattgtattaaaagTTTTAACTTAATAATATGACTGTGAATGAATACTTTTTGTATTAAAACTGTGAATTTTCTATATTAAGttgtttatttttgtgttttaaactgtaaattgattgcattaagctgtgaatttccTGTATTAAGTTGTTATTTTTGTGTTTAAAACTATGAATTGACTGCATTAAGTTGTGAGCTTtctgtttaaactgtaaattgatTATGTTAACTTgtgaattttttatattaaactgtgaattgattgtattaataTGTGAATTGACTCGTATTAAGTTGtggttttttataaaaattttgtttGCTTCTGAAATATAAGATTGACGAAACGTAATACACATATATGATTTTatctaattttgaataaaatatgtaaaacttaaattgtgaatatttgtgAAAATAAACTTTGAAATAAGCACTAGCATATAAAACTGGAGCCatatatataagttttaagttgagaatatggttgtgaatgtataatttttatgcatcaaattatgaatttattatattaagctgtgaatttgaTGTACTGAACTGCTATTAAGATGTGAATTTTTAGttaattttatgttaaaatatgaatgatttatgtatgaatgtttgtattagtttttatgtgaatatatatatatatatatatatatatatatatatatatatatatatatatatatatatatatatatatatatagttgtataaatatgtaagaatGTATAGTAAAACCTCTATAAATTAATAATGTTGAGACTgagatattttattaatttagcaAGACATTATTATAttgataaattaataaattattaatttaaagagTTGGCTTATATTTGTGAGCAACTCACAAATTAATGCATCGACCTTCAAAATTTCCATGTCCATTCACTTTACCtatttaaataaaacataagCAATGACCTTCAAAATTCTCATGTACATTCACACATTAATGAACTTGTCAAGTTCAATGTACATAGATCTATATTGATCACTATAAAATGTCTAATGATAAATTTTAAAATCACATCTAATATGGCTTCTAAACTAAAAGGTGTTAAAAATCAACGATGACCAATCAACAACAAAAACTATTATGCGAGTATGAGAGAGATCACCAAGGATGCACTCAACAAGATTTGGTGAAGTGGATTGGCAAAACTTTTGATTTGAAAGTTAGTCAAGGAACAATATCAAACACTCTTAAGAGATCATCGGAGTTCCTATCGGCTAACGTTGACAAAGATGGATCTTCCAAGCGTCACAAAGCAGCCAATTATCCGGACATGGAGAAAGTTGTTTATGAATGGTTTCTACAACATCAAGAGTGTGTGAATATAACAAGGGTGTTAATCATAAAGAAGACGGTTGAGACGTTTGTGAGATTGAGAACTTGATTACGGGAATGCATTATCGGCACAAAATGGATGTGAATGAGTTTTTGGATTATCCATGTGAAAATAATGAATGTTACGAGGTTCAAAGCATTGAAGAAATTATCACGGATATTGTTCAAAATTCAGTTGATGATGA is part of the Lactuca sativa cultivar Salinas chromosome 7, Lsat_Salinas_v11, whole genome shotgun sequence genome and harbors:
- the LOC111912832 gene encoding uncharacterized protein LOC111912832 encodes the protein MTNQQQKLLCEYERDHQGCTQQDLVKWIGKTFDLKVSQGTISNTLKRSSEFLSANVDKDGSSKRHKAANYPDMEKVVYEWFLQHQECVNITRVLIIKKTVETFVRLRT